One Hippocampus zosterae strain Florida chromosome 21, ASM2543408v3, whole genome shotgun sequence genomic region harbors:
- the tymp gene encoding thymidine phosphorylase, with product MIVKSSPLQKSFFRPRVKWRSRLPHAAMLSIPDLIRKKRDGRKLSDGDIKAFVQALSSGSIEDCQTGAMLMAIWQRGMDPHETATLTKEMMLSGEVMSWPEEWAGLVVDKHSTGGVGDKVSLVLAPALAACGCKVPMISGRGLAHTGGTLDKLESIPGFIIHHSAEQVRAILSSVGCCIVGQTERLVPADRILYATRDITGTVDSLPLITGSIISKKGAESLTALVLDVKFGRAALFKDLAGAKELAHLLVTAGNELGMRTGAVLSRMDAVIGRAVGNSLEVIEALDLLKGDGPQDLMELVATLGGLLLAMTGMAADQSEGRRQIFQAVIGGAALLKFQAMMEAQGVAKEMARTLCSAHADYFTVLKKAEHQLDLTASRDGVLIDVDGLAIAEVVHKLGAGRCKAGQPVNHSVGAELLLSLGQKITRGTPWLRVHYEQPAPSPDQIERLQSALVLGSDADWQKQSLVQEVMLPD from the exons GCGGCCATGTTGTCCATCCCGGACTTGATCAGGAAGAAGCGCGACGGCCGGAAGCTGAGCGATGGCGACATTAAAGCCTTCGTCCAGGCGCTGAGCAGCGGAAGCATCGAGGACTGTCAGACAG GCGCCATGCTGATGGCCATCTGGCAGCGGGGCATGGACCCGCACGAGACGGCCACGCTGACCAAAGAGATGATGCTGTCGGGGGAAGTGATGTCGTGGCCCGAGGAGTGGGCGGGGCTTGTGGTGGACAAGCACTCCACCGGCGGCGTGGGTGACAAAGTCAGCCTGGTCCTGGCGCCCGCGCTGGCCGCCTGCGGCTGCAAG GTACCGATGATCAGTGGGCGGGGCCTGGCCCACACCGGAGGAACATTGGACAAACTGGAGTCTATTCCCGGTTTTATCATCCACCACTCAGCTGAGCAG GTGCGAGCCATCCTGAGCAGCGTGGGCTGTTGCATCGTGGGCCAGACGGAGAGGCTGGTCCCAGCTGACCGCATCCTCTACGCCACGCGCGACATCACCGGCACGGTGGACAGCCTGCCGCTCATCACGG GCTCCATCATCTCCAAGAAAGGCGCCGAGTCGCTGACGGCGCTGGTTCTGGACGTCAAGTTCGGCCGGGCCGCTCTCTTCAAAGACTTGGCTGGCGCCAAGGAGCTGGCGCATCTCCTG GTGACGGCGGGCAACGAGCTGGGCATGCGCACGGGCGCCGTGTTGAGCCGCATGGACGCCGTGATCGGTCGCGCCGTGGGCAACAGTCTGGAAGTCATCGAGGCCCTGGACCTGCTCAAGGGGGACGGCCCACAAGACCTGATGGAGCTCGTCGCCACGCTGG GCGGCCTCCTGCTGGCCATGACCGGTATGGCGGCCGACCAATCTGAAGGCAGACGGCAGATTTTCCAGGCTGTGATTGGCGGGGCCGCTCTCCTCAAGTTCCAGGCCATGATGGAGGCACAGGGCGTCGCCAAGGAGATGGCGAGGACGCTTTGCTCCGCCCACGCCGATTACTTCACCGTTCTGAAGAAAGCCGAGCATCAACTCGACTTGACCGCCAGCCGTGACG GCGTGCTGATAGACGTGGACGGTCTGGCTATAGCGGAAGTGGTTCATAAGTTAGGGGCGGGGCGTTGCAAGGCCGGACAGCCTGTCAATCACAGTGTGGGGGCAGAGCTACTGCTCTCCCTTGGCCAGAAAATCACCAGAG GCACTCCCTGGCTGCGAGTCCACTATGAGCAGCCGGCGCCCAGCCCAGACCAGATCGAGCGACTGCAGAGCGCTCTCGTCCTGGGATCGGACGCCGATTGGCAGAAGCAAAGTTTGGTGCAAGAAGTGATGCTCCCCGATTGA